The sequence below is a genomic window from Setaria italica strain Yugu1 chromosome IV, Setaria_italica_v2.0, whole genome shotgun sequence.
GGCCCTCTCCTGACGCGCCGAGCGATCTCCCCATCCGGCGGCGtcaccaccgtcgccgtcgacgacgacgatgcctCCAATTGCAAGGCCAGAGGAGCCGCAGATACCATCGGGGGCGCCGCCCTCCCGCTACTCGCTCCATTTCTCCCTCACGGGACGCAACGTGACAAGGGGAACACGCACCGTGACAAGGGGAACCGACACTCGCCGCGACAAGCAGGCCAGCTCTCGCGTGTGTCCTGTGGCGACATGTGAGCGCGAGAGGCGACGGCCGTGACTGGGATGAGGGCCATGAGGACACAGGCCAGGGCctcattttttttgttgttgttgcggCCGGTCTCGTTCCTCGTGTCGTGTCGCGTCGTGGCATTCCGCGCGGCGCCTCCGATGCCCGTCGGCCGTCATCGTCACCCCTGGCTCGTTGGCCGCGAGACTGCTTGATGATGCCCGTGCCCGTCGTTCGAGGCTTAAACGCTGTCCGTTTCTCCAGCCGTGTGTGGGCGCAGGGGGATAAAACCATAAATGGCTTATAAAATCTCGGCGTCCTTGCGAGGCCATATGTGTCTGCGCGTGTGTCAGAGTGAGTGGTAGCGTAGTGGCCACCGAGGGGGCGAGCGGGGTGGCGGGTCGTCTTGGGatggcggcgcggtggcgcgcggcgtgggctgtggtgatggtgatggtgatggcggtggtggcggcggtgagggcGAAGGAGTGCACCAACATCCCGACGCAGCTGTCGTCGCACACGGTGCGGGCGCGGCTGCAGGCGTCCCCCGGGGCGGCGGAGTGGCGGTGGCGCGAGCTGTTCCACGACCACCTCAACCCCACTGACGACGCCGCGTGGATGGACctcatgccgccgccgcgcggtgggctgcgcgccgccgctggcgcggaggagggggaggagctcGACTGGGCGATGCTGTACCGGTCGTTCAAGGGCCAGCACCAGctgcctggcggcggcggcgcgtcaaCGTCGGCAGCCGGGCCGTTCCTGGAGGAGGTGTCCCTGCACGACGTGCGTCTGGAccccgacggcgacgcggcGTACGGGCGCGCGCAGCGGACAAACCTCGAGTACCTGCTGCTCCTGGACGCCGACCGCCTCGTCTGGAGCTTCCGGGCCCAGGCGGGGCTGCCGGCGCCGGGGGAGCCCTACGGCGGCTGGGAGGGCCCCGACGTCGAGCTCCGGGGCCACTTCGTCGGTACGCACacgctccctccctccgtcgTCACCCCACACGCACATGCACGCCCGCCGCAgccgtctcgtctcgtctcctCCGGCGTAACGTCACGTCGCGCCTCCATCCGCCGATCCGTTCCCGGCCGGGCACGGCCATTACTGCGCTCGCCATTACTTGGTGCTCCAGCAGCCAGATCGGGCGGGGATAGTACTACTGTGCCGCTCGTGTCTCGCTCTGGCACGACACGCACGAGACGTTCCGGTGGAAATGGCATGGCGCGCGACGCGACATGGGAGTGGAAAGGGTTTTTTGTGggtgctgtagcctgtagggtATGCCACTCCACTCTGATCTCGTGTCTTGTTAGGCAGCACGTGAGATGCCCTCGTGAAAGCATGCATTATTGGTCTCGCCGAGAGACACCGACACGGGAGTGGGAGAGGACGCGCCCTACAAATTGCAATGCATGGCTACCCTACGGGCTTGCTTGTTTTTGTCTCCCCACGCCATAACAAGAACATGCCACTTTCTCCTAACTGCTTGCCTTGCATACACATTGTTCCTCGCTAACTTTTCCTATATTTATGCAACTGTTTTtaagacaaaaaaaatgttaatGTAAAGTGGTGAACAGATATATTATATGATAATTACCCTCTTGTATTCCTAGTACGTTAGTAAGTTGAAGTTAGTGACTGAACAAACGATTTTTTACTGCCTGCATTCCTAGTTGTCATAGACACCGGAAAACGAGGGATGTGGTGGGTTTCTCTGCATCTTCTATGATTTTTCTTCAGTTTCACCATCACCACCTTTTCTCCTCTGCACCGCCATTTCCTGGGCCTAATTTGATTCGCACGCACATACGATTAGCCGATTAGACTCTCTCTATCATGGGCCTCCGCATATTGAACCTGGCCCGTATACGAACAAGGCAACCACCCTGTTGGGCTGTGGTGCGGCCTAACTCAACTCGTTTGCTTTACCGGATCGAACTTGGCGGCAAATTACTTAACCATTTCGCTGCTGTTGGAACGAGTTTACAGAACACaaccttcaaaaaaaatatttactgtaTGATTCTGGAGTTAATAATGACTGCAAACCGGCACGCAGGGCACTACCTGAGCGCGGCGGCCAAGATGTGGGCGAGCACGCACAACGCCACGCTCGCCGGCAGGATGTCGGCGGTGGTGGACGCGCTGCACGAGTGCCAGCGCGCCGCCGGCACGGGCTACCTCTCCGCCTTCCCTGCCGAGTTCTTCGACCGCTTCGAGGCCATCCAGCCCGTCTGGGCGCCCTACTACACCATCCACAAGATCATGCAGGGCCTCCTGGACCAGCACGCCGTGGCCGGCAACGGCAAGGCGCTGGGGATGGTGGTCGCCATGGCCGACTACTTCGCCGGCCGTGTCGGCAGCGTCATCCGGAGCTACAGCATCGAGCGCCACTGGGCGTCGCTCAACGAGGAGACCGGCGGGATGAACGACGTGCTCTACCAGCTATACTCCATCACGGTATATATCCATCATCTGCTAATAATGCTCATCAATCTTTGATGCTAATCCTTTGAGCCGATACGCTAATCGCCATTTCGAGTGAGTGGAATTGCTAAGACATCTCTGCTTGCAGAATGATCAGAGGCATCTGGTGCTCGCGCATCTCTTCGACAAGCCATGCTTCCTGGGGCTGCTTGCAGTCCAGGTCTCAACTCTTAAAAACTCAGTGTTTTCTACTGTATGAATCCTCTGTAGTTACTTGACACATCTATGTCAGCTAATTAATTAAGCACAATAAATTGCTGTCTCCTGAATAATTTCAGCATGAAAACACTTCTCTGAACATTGCATGATCTTTTGGCCCCCATCGTTTTGCCTTTCAGGCAGACAGTCTTTCGGATTTCCATGCCAACACGCATATTCCGGTTGTTGTCGGTGGGCAAATGCGATACGAAGTTACAGGTGATCCTCTTTACAAGGTAATTCAAAGTACTGCACATAGGTTTAGCCTAGGTGCAGTAGGTAGGGAAGTCatttggcaaaaacaaaaacCCTCTAATGCCAAATTTCAAAAGAGTAAAAGACTGCGATTTTCCATTCTTGCCAATAGTTGCCCTCTTGTTCTGATGCAACTCCTAGATCAAGCTGACCATAAACCTGGCTCTCATGAACCAGGAAATTGCAACGTTCTTCATGGACACAGTGAATTCTTCCCATGCCTATGCGACTGGCGGCACATCTGTCAGTGAATTCTGGTAATGAATCATAGATGCTTGAGTTCAGTTTTTTCTTCAGACATGCCATGTCTGAAATTCTTGAATGGTTTCTGTCAGGTCCGATCCAAAGCGTTTAGCTGGTGCTCTGACCACTGAGACTGAGGAGTCCTGCACAACTTACAACATGCTCAAGGTGCTTCACCCGTTCATGTTCACCAAACTTCTACTGCATTTTTCATGGCTGGATTCAAATTAGAATATGTGGAACAAAGCTTGCAGGTTTCGCGCCATCTATTCAGATGGACGAAGGAGATCGCATATGCGGACTACTACGAGCGAGCGCTGATCAATGGCGTGCTGAGCATCCAGAGAGGCAGGGATCCTGGTGTGATGATCTACATGCTGCCACAGGGCCCTGGGAGATCAAAGGCAAGGAGCTACCATGGCTGGGGAACTCAATTCAATTCATTCTGGTGTTGCTATGGCACTGGTAAGTGAAAcagttctttttatttttttgagtgAAACAGTTCTTTATTCCCAAAAACTGGGATGGGAATGCAAGTTCTGAATCATGTAAAACATTGTGTTTGCAGGGATAGAATCCTTCTCCAAACTGGGGGATTCCATCTACTTTGAGGAGAAAGGTGAAAGACCAGCACTTTACATTATTCAGTTCATACCGAGCACGTTCAACTGGAGAACTGCCGGCCTTACTGTCACCC
It includes:
- the LOC101776480 gene encoding uncharacterized protein LOC101776480 encodes the protein MAARWRAAWAVVMVMVMAVVAAVRAKECTNIPTQLSSHTVRARLQASPGAAEWRWRELFHDHLNPTDDAAWMDLMPPPRGGLRAAAGAEEGEELDWAMLYRSFKGQHQLPGGGGASTSAAGPFLEEVSLHDVRLDPDGDAAYGRAQRTNLEYLLLLDADRLVWSFRAQAGLPAPGEPYGGWEGPDVELRGHFVGHYLSAAAKMWASTHNATLAGRMSAVVDALHECQRAAGTGYLSAFPAEFFDRFEAIQPVWAPYYTIHKIMQGLLDQHAVAGNGKALGMVVAMADYFAGRVGSVIRSYSIERHWASLNEETGGMNDVLYQLYSITNDQRHLVLAHLFDKPCFLGLLAVQADSLSDFHANTHIPVVVGGQMRYEVTGDPLYKEIATFFMDTVNSSHAYATGGTSVSEFWSDPKRLAGALTTETEESCTTYNMLKVSRHLFRWTKEIAYADYYERALINGVLSIQRGRDPGVMIYMLPQGPGRSKARSYHGWGTQFNSFWCCYGTGIESFSKLGDSIYFEEKGERPALYIIQFIPSTFNWRTAGLTVTQKLEPLSSSDQYLQVSLSISAKTNGQFATLNVRMPSWTSLNGAKATLNDKVLELASPGTFLTISKEWNSGDHLSLQLPIHLRTEAIKDDRQEYASIQAVLFGPFLLAGLTTGDWDAKTGGATAAPSDWITPVPPESDSQLVTLVQESGGKAFVLSAVNGSLKMQERPKDSGGTDAAVHATFRLIPQGSGTSAATNSTATAMLEPFDMPGMVVTDKLTVSADKSSGALLDVVPGLDGSPGSVSLELGARPGCFLVGGGEKVQVGCGGVRNRGGDGGAGFRRAATFARAEPLRRYHPMSFAARGVRRSFLLEPLFTLRDEFYTIYFNLQA